GCATACCAGTAGAGGTTGAATACGCTTCCGAATTTCGCTATCGCAACCCTATTATTTCTGAAAAAGATGTAGTAATCGCTATTTCTCAGAGTGGTGAAACAGCAGATACACTTGCAGCCATAAAATTGGCAAAATCTAAAGGTGCCTTTGTTTATGGAGTTTGCAATGTGGTTGGTTCTTCTATTTCGCGCGAAACTCACAGTGGCACCTACACCCATGCGGGACCAGAAATTGGCGTGGCATCTACCAAAGCTTTTACTACCCAAATTACTGTTTTAGCAATGATAGCGCTACGTCTGGCAAAAGCAAAAGGCACAATAAGCCAAAGCGATTTTATGCTTTATTTACGTGCGTTGGAGTTAATTCCAAACCAAGTTGAAGAAGCTTTAAAAACCGACGATAAGATAACCGAAATCTCCGCTGCGTTTAAAGATGCCAGAAACTTTCTTTATTTGGGAAGAGGCTACAATTTTCCAGTAGCTTTAGAAGGCGCTTTAAAATTAAAGGAAATTTCATACATTCATGCCGAAGGATACCCTGCCGCTGAAATGAAGCACGGTCCTATCGCATTAATTGACGAACAAATGCCAGTAGTGGTAATAGCCATAAAAAGCGACCATTACGACAAAGTTGTAAGCAACATCCAAGAAATTAAGGCCCGAAAAGGAAAAATTATCGCGGTAGTGTCTAAAGGCGATACCGTTGTAAAGGAAATGGCAGATTACGTTATGGAGGTTCCGCATACTATGGAAGCCTTAACACCTTTGTTAACAACCATACCATTGCAGTTACTTTCATACCATATTGCAGTTATGCTGAACAGAAATGTAGATCAGCCTCGAAACTTGGCAAAATCTGTTACTGTAGAATAATTTACAGCATAAGTTACTACTAAAACCCAAACGGCCTGACTTGCTTATGTAAGTTACACTGTTTGGGTTTTTTTATATTTTCAAAACATATTCTTCAATTTAAGGCAATTTCAAAGTTTCATTAGCTATAAACTATACGTGTGAAACACGCACTTTTACTATACATTAATCAATTTTTTCTAGTTTAATGTTTTTTCTTTTGAAGTAGTTAATTTTTTCAACATTCCCATTGCATTTTTCATCTAGAAAAAACTATCTTTGCACCGTTCAAAATAGGGGTGGTTTTTTTGCCCTTAGATAACTATAAAATAAACAGTTACTCATGTCACAAAGTACAGGAAAAGTTGCACAGATTATTGGCCCGGTAGTTGACGTTGCGTTTGATAGCGGATCGGAACTTCCAAAAATATACGACTCGTTAGAGGTAAACAACAACGGAAACCTTTTGGTTCTTGAAGTTCAATCGCACATTGGCGAGAGCATGGTTCGTACCATTTCAATGGATTCTACAGACGGTTTAAGCCGTGGCGTTGAAGCTGTTGCAACGGGAGCTCCAATTCAAATGCCCATTGGAGATGCAGTATACGGTCGACTTTTTAACGTAATTGGCGATGCTATTGATGGTATCGGAAACTTGCCAAAAGCTGGCGACAACGGCCTTCCAATTCACCGTGATGCTCCAAAATTCGAGGATCTTTCCACTTCTACCGAAGTTTTATTTACAGGTATTAAAGTAATAGATCTTATTGAGCCGTATGCAAAAGGTGGTAAAATTGGTCTTTTCGGTGGTGCTGGTGTAGGTAAAACGGTACTTATTCAAGAGTTAATTAACAATATTGCCAAAGGCCACGGAGGTCTTTCGGTATTCGCAGGTGTAGGTGAACGTACTCGAGAAGGGAACGATTTACTTCGCGAAATGCTTGAGTCTGGTATTATAAAATACGGAGACGACTTTATGCACTCAATGGAAGCTGGCGGCTGGGATCTTTCAAAAGTAGATAAAACTGCGATGAAAGAATCTAAAGCTACCTTTGTTTTCGGACAGATGAACGAACCACCGGGAGCACGTGCGCGTGTTGCTCTTTCTGGGCTAACTATTGCTGAATACTTCCGTGATGGAGCTGGCGAGGGCCAAGGAAAAGACGTTCTTTTCTTCGTTGATAATATTTTCCGTTTTACACAAGCAGGTTCTGAAGTGTCTGCACTTCTTGGACGTATGCCTTCAGCGGTGGGTTACCAACCAACTTTGGCAACAGAGATGGGTGCGATGCAAGAACGTATTACTTCAACAAAAAGAGGTTCTATTACTTCTGTTCAGGCGGTTTATGTACCTGCAGATGACCTTACGGATCCAGCGCCGGCAACAACTTTTGCCCACCTGGATGCTACAACTGTACTTTCAAGAAAAATTGCGGAGCTTGGTATTTACCCAGCGGTAGACCCGTTAGACTCTACATCGCGTATTCTTACTGAACCTATTCTAGGTAAAGAGCACTACGGCTGCGCACAACGCGTAAAAGAACTTTTACAACGTTATAAAGAACTACAAGATATTATTGCAATTCTTGGGATGGAAGAACTTTCTGAAGAAGATAAAATGGCTGTTGGCCGCGCACGTCGTGTACAGCGTTTCCTTTCTCAACCATTCCACGTAGCTGAGCAGTTTACAGGTATTCCTGGCGTATTAGTAGATATTAAAGAAACAATTAAAGGTTTTAATATGATTATGGATGGCGAATTAGATCACCTACCAGAATCTGCTTTCAACCTTAAAGGAACCATCGAAGAAGCTATTGAAGCAGGAGAAAAAATGCTTGCTGAAGCTTAAAAAAGTATGCAGTATTCAGTGGCAGATAGCAATAGCTGCCAACTGTAACTGCCAACTGAAAACTTATAAATATGTACTTAGAAATAGTAACCCCCGAAGCGTCTTTAGTTGCAGGTGAAGTTGAAAGCATTACCGTACCCGGTGTAGATGGTGAATTTCAGATGCTTAATAATCACGCTCCCATTGTTTCTGTTTTACAGGAAGGCAAAGTGAAATTTAAAGGCAACCCAACGATCGCCGATGGTTTTGAGAAAAAATTTACCAAAGAAGGTGACAGGTGGGTACTTCATATTTCCGGAGGCACTGTTGAGTGCAACAACAATCGTGTGATGGTTTTGGCGGATTAAGCCGAAGCAAATCCAAAAAAAATAAGTCCCAAATTCCAAAATGATGGAGTTTGGGATTTTTGTTTTTTATAAAAATTAATTTTTTACTCGAAATAATCCGCATTGTTTTGTCTATGATGTAAAACCCTGACAATCAAAATAGATTTTTCGTAAATAAGATAGAACACGATATGTGGTTGGTATGGAATGCTTCGTATGTTCTCAGCTAAGTCATTTCGTAAAATACCTTCATTTGGAAAAAGCGTTAATTGTTCAAACAGATATAGACATAAATTATACCTATCATTTCAATCTTTTATATACTCCAAAATATTTCCAGGCTGGCAATCCAATGCTTTACAAATTGCCTCCAAGGTTGTAAACCGAACTGCTCGTGCTTTTCCAGATTTTAATATTGACAGATTGGCTTCCGTAATATTGATAATTTCTGCAAGTTCTTTGCTTTTCATACCACGACTTTCCAATAACTTATCTAAGTTTATAACTATACCCATTTGCTATATTGTTAAGTCGTTATCCTCTCTGATACTTTGCCCATACCTCAATAAAACTGAGAGTATAATCAATGATAGGCCCATTATAAAAAACACAAAATTGAAATCCAATGTAGGATTAAAAATATACTCAACCAATTGATTGACATTGGGATCATCAGCAAGTATAAAGCGAATTACACCATAGTTAGTTGCAAAATAAACACTTAGCACTACATAACAGATTTGTGAAAATATGAATAGAAAACCCAAATTTCTTATGTTTTCGAAAAGAGCGGAGGAAAAAGTAATTCTTCTTCTTAATATTTGAAAAATCCTTTTTAATAAATAAAATGAAATCACTGCTACAACAAGTGAAAGATAATTATAGAAATATCCAAAAATACCAAATAGCATATTCGAACTTTTTACCCGAACCTTGGTGTTTACAGATACATGATTTTGTGTTAATTGCAATGTTTCGTTCTTAAATTTAGACAAAATTTCGAACGAGGTTTCAGCGGGTATCTTATTTATACTGTATATGTCTTTGTCGATCCTC
This region of Aequorivita marisscotiae genomic DNA includes:
- the atpD gene encoding F0F1 ATP synthase subunit beta — encoded protein: MSQSTGKVAQIIGPVVDVAFDSGSELPKIYDSLEVNNNGNLLVLEVQSHIGESMVRTISMDSTDGLSRGVEAVATGAPIQMPIGDAVYGRLFNVIGDAIDGIGNLPKAGDNGLPIHRDAPKFEDLSTSTEVLFTGIKVIDLIEPYAKGGKIGLFGGAGVGKTVLIQELINNIAKGHGGLSVFAGVGERTREGNDLLREMLESGIIKYGDDFMHSMEAGGWDLSKVDKTAMKESKATFVFGQMNEPPGARARVALSGLTIAEYFRDGAGEGQGKDVLFFVDNIFRFTQAGSEVSALLGRMPSAVGYQPTLATEMGAMQERITSTKRGSITSVQAVYVPADDLTDPAPATTFAHLDATTVLSRKIAELGIYPAVDPLDSTSRILTEPILGKEHYGCAQRVKELLQRYKELQDIIAILGMEELSEEDKMAVGRARRVQRFLSQPFHVAEQFTGIPGVLVDIKETIKGFNMIMDGELDHLPESAFNLKGTIEEAIEAGEKMLAEA
- a CDS encoding helix-turn-helix domain-containing protein, with protein sequence MGIVINLDKLLESRGMKSKELAEIINITEANLSILKSGKARAVRFTTLEAICKALDCQPGNILEYIKD
- a CDS encoding DUF2975 domain-containing protein; amino-acid sequence: MKNLGIVSVLYFIFNFAFWVSIAFLIFNLSLLVFTHDGSVGNFSTDLHPSKGFQIPVKMYIRTPDSIFDWKGERPSKRIDKDIYSINKIPAETSFEILSKFKNETLQLTQNHVSVNTKVRVKSSNMLFGIFGYFYNYLSLVVAVISFYLLKRIFQILRRRITFSSALFENIRNLGFLFIFSQICYVVLSVYFATNYGVIRFILADDPNVNQLVEYIFNPTLDFNFVFFIMGLSLIILSVLLRYGQSIREDNDLTI
- a CDS encoding type II toxin-antitoxin system RelE/ParE family toxin: MFEQLTLFPNEGILRNDLAENIRSIPYQPHIVFYLIYEKSILIVRVLHHRQNNADYFE
- a CDS encoding FoF1 ATP synthase subunit delta/epsilon, encoding MYLEIVTPEASLVAGEVESITVPGVDGEFQMLNNHAPIVSVLQEGKVKFKGNPTIADGFEKKFTKEGDRWVLHISGGTVECNNNRVMVLAD